GAGCGCATCGGTCCGGTGGCTGGAAAGCTGCACACCGCCCGCTCCAGAAACGATCAGGTGGCCACAGATTTCCGCCTCTTCACCAAAGAGGCTGCCCTTGAACTTGCAGACCTGCTGCACGAATTCAGAAGTGTGCTGGTTCTGGAAGCCGAAAAACACCTGACCAGCGATCAGGGTGAGCCCATCATCATGCCCGGATACACCCACCTGCAGGTGGCCCAGCCGATCTTGCTTTCCCACTGGTTCCTGGCTTATGTGGAAATGCTGGAACGTGACGAATCCCGTTTCCGCGACGCTGCAAAGCGCATGGACGAAAGCCCTCTGGGTGCAGGTGCCCTCGCAGGCACCCCATGGCCCATTGACCGCTTCGCAACCGCGGAAGCCCTCGGGTTTGCCCGTCCCACCCGCAACAGTCTGGACAGTGTGGGCAGCCGGGATTTCGCGCTGGAATTCCTCGCGGCTTGCAGCATTGCCACCGCCCACCTGAGCAGGCTCTCTGAAGAACTGATCCTCTACAGCACCTTCGAGTTTGGTTTCCTGACCCTGCCAGACAGCCACACCACCGGCTCCAGCATCATGCCCCAGAAGAAAAACCCCGATGTCTCCGAACTTGCCCGAGGCAAAGCAGGCCGGGTTTTCGGAGACCTGATGGCCCTGCTGACCGTGGTCAAAGGCACCCCTCTGGCCTACAACAAGGACTTTCAGGAGGACAAAGAGCCGGTCTTTGATGCCTTCGAAACCCTCGCGATCATTTTGCAACTGCACATCGACATGATGCCCAAGGCAAAATGGCACGCCAAAGTCACCCGCCGTGCTGCAGAACGGGGTTACTCCACTGCAACCGACCTTGCAGATTACCTTGCCAGAAAGGGCGTACCCTTCAGGGAAGCCCACGAGGTGGTCGGGCAACTGGTGCACCTGTGCGTGGAGCAGGACAAGCAACTCTGGGACCTCACCGAAGCAGAGCTGCAAAACGCCCACGAACTGCTCACCTCTGACGTGGCCGAGCACCTGACCGTGCAGGCCAGTGCCAACTCCAGAGTCTCTTACGGAGGCACCGGACTCCAGCGCGTTACAGAAGCTGTTCAAGACGCCAAAGCCCGTTTGTAAGCCCTTTCATTCGCATTGCTCAAGAACCGTCAGGAGGTGCTTTCCTTGGAAATCCAGAAACAACTTGACCCCACCCTGGGTGCCCTGATGG
This genomic window from Deinococcus misasensis DSM 22328 contains:
- the argH gene encoding argininosuccinate lyase, giving the protein MTKKLWGGRFQEATDKLVETFNASVTFDQKLAEQDIRGSLAHVAMLGKQGILQPEEVQKITEGLQSILEDIRAGNFEWSVSLEDVHMNIESRLRERIGPVAGKLHTARSRNDQVATDFRLFTKEAALELADLLHEFRSVLVLEAEKHLTSDQGEPIIMPGYTHLQVAQPILLSHWFLAYVEMLERDESRFRDAAKRMDESPLGAGALAGTPWPIDRFATAEALGFARPTRNSLDSVGSRDFALEFLAACSIATAHLSRLSEELILYSTFEFGFLTLPDSHTTGSSIMPQKKNPDVSELARGKAGRVFGDLMALLTVVKGTPLAYNKDFQEDKEPVFDAFETLAIILQLHIDMMPKAKWHAKVTRRAAERGYSTATDLADYLARKGVPFREAHEVVGQLVHLCVEQDKQLWDLTEAELQNAHELLTSDVAEHLTVQASANSRVSYGGTGLQRVTEAVQDAKARL